A stretch of Penaeus vannamei isolate JL-2024 chromosome 18, ASM4276789v1, whole genome shotgun sequence DNA encodes these proteins:
- the LOC138864878 gene encoding uncharacterized protein has protein sequence MVLRRCTDRILALQVIVERRCEFGRGLLTIYIDLKKAFDSVHRESLWEILRLIGIPTRIIESIASRYTVTRSAIISRATVQSQCRATLGNIKVTDLDFADDVAILYESLESLVAVLDTFSNEAKPLGLQVS, from the exons ATGGTACTAAGGCGTTGTACAG ACCGTATCCTGgcacttcaagtcattgtagaacgtcgtTGTGAATTCGGTCGTGGGCTGCTTACAatttacatcgacctcaagaaggcatttgattcggtgcatcgcgaatcgttgtgggagatcctgagacttatAGGAATTCCGACACGGATTATTGAATCAATAGCAAGCCGATATACTGTTACCCGAAGTGCT ATAAttagcagagctactgttcaaagtcagtgtagagcaacactgggcaatataaaggtcacggaccttgactttgccgatgatgttgcaattctatacgagtctctggaatctctggtagCGGTCCTTGATACAtttagcaatgaggcgaagcccctgggCTTGCAGGTCTCCTAG
- the LOC138864879 gene encoding cuticle protein AM1199-like has protein sequence MPRVVSRSSYIPAASCCPQGLSVFSKASVTTAAAAPDHYGPPQTGFYGFPSPVIPILKDEREGPDASGVYSFEFETGNGIKREEQGAPRGPSGAVAMQGGWSFTFPDGSPADVTFVADDAGFRVESDLLPTPHPLPAHAIAQIEKARREDAAAAALSGRYSAPRTSYGYP, from the exons ATGCCAAGGGTAGTATCTCGCTCCAGTTATATACCAGCGGCCTCTTGTTGCCCGCAAGGCCTTTCTGTGTTCTCCAAG gCATCCGTGACGACGGCTGCCGCGGCCCCAGACCACTACGGACCACCCCAGACCGGCTTCTATGGCTTTCCCAGTCCAGTCATTCCCATCCTGAAGGACGAGCGAGAGGGACCTGATGCGTCTGGAGTGTACAGCTTCGAGTTCGAGACCGGCAATGGCATCAAGCGAGAGGAACAAGGTGCCCCTCGAGGACCATCTGGCGCAGTGGCCATGCAAGGAGGATGGTC CTTCACCTTCCCCGATGGCTCTCCCGCCGACGTGACCTTCGTCGCCGACGACGCTGGTTTCCGCGTGGAGTCCGACCTGCtgcccacgccccaccccctccccgcccacgccatcGCCCAGATCGAGAAGGCTCGTCGGGAGGACGCAGCTGCTGCCGCTCTGAGCGGGCGTTACTCCGCCCCTCGGACTAGCTATGGATACCCTTAA
- the LOC113817141 gene encoding cuticle protein AM1199-like yields MLVIFISALVAVVAAAPDHYGPPQTGFYGFPGPYSGPVIPILKDEREGPDASGVYSFEFETGNGIKREEQGAPRGPSGAVAMQGGWSFTFPDGFPADVTFVADDGGFRVESDLLPTPHPLPAHAIAQIEKARREDAAAAALSGRYSAPRTSYGYPQ; encoded by the exons ATGCTCGTG ATTTTCATCTCCGCTTTGGTGGCGGTGGTTGCCGCAGCCCCAGACCACTACGGACCGCCTCAGACCGGCTTCTATGGCTTTCCCGGGCCCTATTCAGGTCCAGTCATTCCCATCCTGAAGGACGAGCGAGAGGGACCTGATGCGTCTGGAGTGTACAGCTTCGAGTTCGAGACCGGCAATGGCATCAAGCGAGAGGAACAAGGTGCCCCTCGAGGACCATCTGGCGCAGTGGCCATGCAAGGAGGATGGTC CTTCACCTTCCCCGATGGCTTTCCCGCCGACGTGACCTTCGTCGCCGACGACGGTGGTTTCCGCGTGGAGTCCGACCTGCtgcccacgccccaccccctccccgcccacgccatcGCCCAGATCGAGAAGGCTCGTCGGGAGGACGCAGCTGCTGCTGCTCTGAGCGGGCGTTACTCCGCCCCTCGGACTAGCTATGGATACCCTCAATAG